The Cytobacillus oceanisediminis genomic interval GGACCTTGAATCAGAAGTGGACTTGGGGAAATCAGCAGGCCCATCCACTTGTTTTATAGCCATTTTTTCCGAAGCGAAATCGGAAGAAATCAGAAAATTGGCAGGAAGTTATTTTCATATACTGAAAAGAAAGGCATGAAAAAAGGGATGCTGACTTTATATATCATCCGGCACGGTGAAACGGAATGGAACAAAGAGAAAAGAATGCAGGGGCGCCTGGACTCTGATTTAACGGAGAAAGGCAGACGTGATGCGAAGCTGCTGGGGGAGAGAGTAAAGGATATAGAATTTAAGCGTATTATCTCTTCACCGAGCAAACGGACTTTACATACAGCACAGCTTGTAAGTGGAGCAAGGGAGATTCCGGTCGAGACAGATGAAAGGCTTATGGAAATAGATCTTGGTGATTGGCAGGGAAGAGTGGAAAGTGAAATAAGGGAGCTTTATCCGGCTGTGTTCGATGCTTATTGGAACCGGCCGGAGTCCTATGAAAGTGCAGGAGGAGAAAGCTTTTACGATGTGGCAAACCGCGTTGATTCCTTTCTGGAAGACCTGCAAAGTACCTCATCAGAAGGCAGTGTGCTGATTGTTACCCATGGAGTTGCTGTCAAAGCTCTTTATATGCTTTGCCGCAATGCTGCTGTCGAACGCATTTGGGACCCACCCTTCATTCATGGAACCAGCCTGACCATCCTGCAGATTGATCAGGATAATAAGGAATTCCTCTTAGAAGGATGCATGGCTCACTGCGAATAAGGCTCGCTAAAAACGAGCCTTATTATTTTTTATAAGGTTCCTTCATTATATCTTAGCAAAAACCCTCGTCTTGCTCGCTCCTTCTGTATTTTGCTCTTCATCCCAAACTGAATGGATCTCAAAAGTCCCTTCTTCGAAAAAAAGCGGCAGCTTTCTCTTGAACCAATCCTGCATGGGGAGGTCCATTGCATCTTGTCTTGAAACCCATTGCAATTCTCCTTCAGGAGGATCTGCAAGAAGGCTTCCTTCAAAGGAGTCTGCCAGATAATTAAATACCATGTAGCGGACATTCATCTGGGGGTTTACGTACTCATCCCAACCTTTAAAAATAATATTCCTGACATGCAACCCTGTCTCCTCAAGCACTTCGCGTTTTGCTGCGTCCGTAATGCTCTCGGGAAACTCTACTTTTCCGCCTGGTGCGAGATAGCCAGGGAAGCCTTTATAATCTGGCCGTTTTATGAGAAGGATCTGATCTCCGTCTGCAACCATGCACATCGTGTACATCTGATGTTCGATTTCTTTCCAGTTCATTGCTGCACCTCTATTAATAATGATTCCAAAGTTTATACATTCTTTTAAAAGGAGAAAATACCTCCTTTATTGAAATCATATCATGAATAGAAAACTCGAAGAGGTGAAAAAGAGTGGAATTGAAGATGGGGTATGTCATTTTATATGCGGAAAGCCTGGAAAGAACGAAGCATTTTTATGGTGAATTGCTGGGACTGAAGCTTATGAATGAATTTGGAACTTACATCGAGTATGATACAGGCAGCACCATTCTTTCCTTTAATACGAGAGAAGGCGGGCGGGAAGTCACCGGGCTTCCGATACCGGATGGATTGAGAAAGGAGCAGACATTTGAGCTTGGCTTTGTCACAGAAGAGGTAGAAGCTGCTGTTGATAAGCTAAAGTCTGCAGGAGTGCCTGTCCTGCTCGAGCCTGTTGAAAAGCCTTGGGGCCAGAAAGTGGCATATGTGGAAGATCCGGATGGACATTATATTGAGATTTGTTCGCCTATCGGTTAAAAAATGACTCTGCTCCAGGGTCATTTTTTTGTTGGGAATTATTTTTTTATATGCATAGTAATCTGTTGATTTCAAAAGAAAAACATAGATTTTAAGTGTTTTTAGCGCTTACATAAGAGTTTGTAAATATAAGTAAATGTGTTATGATTCTATATGTTTTTGTCGGCCCGACTTTGATGAGAGTTCAAAGTCATTACTATAAATCTACTAATAAAGAGGTGTTTATTTGAAAGTTTTATCAAAAAAAGAACAATGGTTTGGCAATGTTAAGGGTGACATCCTTGCTGGAATCGTAGTGGCATTGGCACTAATTCCAGAGGCGATTGCATTCTCGATTATTGCTGGTGTTGATCCAATGGTTGGATTGTATGCTTCTTTCTGTATTGCTGTAACCATTGCAATAGTTGGCGGAAGGCCTGGAATGATTTCTGCTGCAACCGGTGCGATGGCGTTACTAATGGTTACATTAGTAGCTGATCACGGACTGCAGTATTTATTTGCTGCGACCATTTTGACGGGAGTTCTGCAGATCTTATTTGGTGTGCTTAAGTTGGCCCGCTTTATGAAATTCATTCCGCGTGCGGTTATGATTGGGTTTGTTAACGCGCTGGCGATCTTGATTTTCATGGCGCAGCTTGAACAGTTTGTAGATGCTACATGGGTAATGTATGCAATGGTTGCCGGTGCATTGGCGATTATTTATATTTTCCCGAGATTCACTAAAGCAGTGCCATCTCCTCTGGTGGCTATTATTGTTATTACTATCATTGCCATCATGACAAAGAGTGATGTGCGTACAGTTGGCGATATGGGGGCCATCACATCAGCCCTCCCGGCATTCTTTATACCGGATGTTCCATTTAACCTTGAGACTCTGAAGATTATTTTCCCGTACTCTATTGCCCTTGCGATCGTGGGCTTGCTTGAATCTTTGCTGACTGCATCCATTGTTGATGACATGACCGATACGGCCAGTGATAAGAATATGGAAAGCCGCGGACAGGGAATTGCGAATATCATAGCAGGTTTATTCGGCGGAATGGCAGGCTGTGCCATGATTGGACAGTCCGTCATTAATGTGAAATCTGGCGGAAGAGGCAGACTGTCTGCTTTGACAGCCGGCACATTCCTTATGTTTCTGATTTTAGTATTAGGAAATATTGTCGTTCAAATACCGATGGCTGCATTAGTCGGTGTAATGATCATGGTATCGATCGGTACATTTGACTGGTCATCCATTAAGGGCCTTGCTAAGACTCCTGTCACAGATTCGATTGTTATGGTTGTAACGACTGTTACAACTGTTTTCACCCATGACCTATCCAAAGGAGTTTTCGCGGGGATCATTCTAAGTGCCATCTTCTTTGTGGCTAAAATTTCGAAAGTGCATGTTGCAGCACGAGTTGAAGGAGATAAGAAAATATACGCTGTAAGAGGCCAGGTTTTCTTTGCTTCTGTAGATGAACTTATAGCAGCATTCGACTTTAACGAAGAATTGAAAGAAGTTGAAATTGACTTTACACAGGCGCATGTCTGGGATGACTCAGGAGTCGCTGCCATCGATAAAATTGTATTAAAGCTTCGTGACAACGGTGTGCTGGTCCGCCTATCAGGATTAAACGCGCCAAGCTCGAACTTGATTGAGCGTTTGGCCGTCCACCGCAAACCTGGTGCGAAATTATCCGGCCATTAAAAAATACTGTAATTAATACCACAGTCAGCTTTGACTGTGGTATTTTTTTTATAAGAATAAGTTAGGGGTGAGGCTGTGTTTAAAAAGATACTGATTGCTGCAGATGGATCCGACCATTCCATTCGTGCAGCCGCTAAAGCCATTCAACTGGCTGAACAGAATCCTGATTCTGAAATAACCGTAGTGTATGCCGTTGATGGCCAGACCTCAAAAGAAGATATCCTTCACCATTTTGATAAGAGTATAGTGGACCAGGTGAGGAAAAAACGTTTAGAGCCAATAGAAAACTTATTAAAAGAAAAGGGCGTTTCATATGAAATAAAAATCCTGCAGGGAGAGCCTGGACCAGCCATTGTTGAGTTCGCCAACAAGATGGATTTTGATGTTGCTGTAGTAGGAAGCCGGGGTCTGAATACACTTCAGGAAATGGTGCTCGGAAGTGTTAGCCATAAAATAGCCAAACGTGTTAAAGCGCCTGTTTTGATTGTTAAGTAAAGTCCAGATATATACTTTTTCCTTTCCTGGTAATGTAAAGCTGATGCCGCGCCAAGTGACCGATAAATAAAAAAAGTGACCGATATCTAGTCCGTTCTGACCGATATATTTAGAATGTGACCGATAAAATATAAAACTGGCCGATAAACTAAAGTAAGTGACCGATATGACGGCTTAGTACAGCAAAATTCATAAAAACAGCACTTAAACCAAAAAAAGATGCCCCAACAGGGACATCTTTTTTTCAATTAGCCAGCTTTCACTGCAGATTGAGGCTGAAGCTTCTTATCTTTGCCGCTTGCCTTATCAGACAGCAACGTCAGAGCACCGTCACCTGTTACATTGCAAGCAGTTCCAAAGCTGTCCTGGGCAAGGTATAGGGCAATCATAAGCGCAAGCATAGTTTCGTTGAATCCGAGCATGCTTTCAAGCAGACCCAATGCGGCCATGACAGCTCCTCCAGGAACACCGGGAGCTGCAATCATCGTGATGCCAAGCATTAAAATGAAAGGCAGGATTTCTGCAAATGATGCCGTTTGACCCTGCAGCATCATCACGGCAATAGCACAGCTCACAATGGTGATCGTGCTACCGGAAAGATGAATCGTTGCCAGTAATGGAACAGAGAAATCCGCGACTTTTTCACGTGCACCAAGCTTTTTAACCTGCTTAAGCGTAACAGGAATGGTGGATGCGGATGATTGGGTTCCAAGTGCCGTAAAGTAGGCAGGCATCATATTTTTCATGAGTCTAAGCGGATTGGCTTTCATAAGGCTGCCGGCCGCTGAATATTGAAGCAGTAAAAATAAAAGATGAAGAGCAATAATCATGACAAATACTTTGGCAAATACAGAAATAATAGCGCCAACCTGTCCGCCTTGCGTCATATTGGCGAAAATCCCAAAGATATGGACAGGAAGCAATGGAATGATGACTTTTTCAATCAGTTTTTCAATAATATCACGGAAATCATTCATAGCATTTTGCAGAGTGTTTCCTTTGATCGCAGCCAAGCCAAGGCCTAGAGTGAATGAAATCAGCAGTGCCGTCATGACCCCCATTACAGGAGGCATGTCCACCTGGAAAAAGGGTGCAAGCAAAGCATCCTCAGGATTCTCAAACTCTTTGAAGCTTTGGTTTTTTAATAGAATAGGATATAACACCGTCGCAGAAAAATAGGCGACTAAACCAGCAGTGATCGTAGAAGCATAGGCAAAACCGGTTGTAATCCCAAGCAGTTTCCCTGCGCCTTTTCCCATACTCCCGATACCTGGAGCGATGAATCCAATAATAATTAATGGAATCGCAAAACCAAGAAAGTTTCCGAACAATCCATTAAAAGTAGCAAATAGCTGAATAAGCCATTCAGGAGAAAAAGAACCTAATAAAATACCTAATGCTATGGCTGCAATAATTCTGGGAAGCAAACCGAACTTCATTTTTATGTCCCCCTAAAAAATACAGTTGTTTTTGTTAGGAGGATTATATCCTGTTTTACGTTAAAAGTTAATAGATAAAGCTTTTGTTATAATAATAAAATAAGTCTGATTATTTATCGGGGATTAAGGGTTTTTCTCGTTTATTGCTCTATCGTAGGCGGTTAAACGTTTTCTCAAGATAATAATAAAAGAAAAAGAGTTTAAATTAATGCCAGAAAAGGAAATTATTTTACTGGTTTCAGATAAGAAAAGTTTCCTTTTTCAGGGCCCTTTCATACATATAGGAATATGGGCGTATGCGGAGAAAAAAATTCCTGTGGAATTGAACATGTAATCACTCCCTTTCTTAAATATGAAAGTGTTACAATAAAGAGTAGCTTGAAAGAGCATAAAAATCAGTTAAGGTTAAATAACGGAATAAAGCGGCATGAGAAGCCGGTTAGTCCATGATTGAATATTGGAGGTTCTTTTATGAAAACGAAGGTTGGCCTTTTGTACGGCGGAAAATCTGCAGAGCATAAAGTATCCATGCAGACTGCAATGGCTGTGATTAAAGCATTGGATTTAGAGAAATTTGAAATTCATCCTATTTATATATCTGAAGAAGGGCAATGGGTAAAGGGCCCTCAATTGCATGGTCCTGTTTCCAGTGTAAAGGAGCTGGAATTTTCCCAGGGGGAAGCACTTCCTCCAACAGCATTGGCACCAACCCTATTCCAGGGTGCTCAGGATAAAGGTCCATTTGATGTAATCTTCCCGCTGCTTCATGGTCCAAACGGGGAAGACGGCACAGTTCAAGGTTTACTTGAGCTCCTAAACCTGCCATATGTGGGGAATGGAGTATTGGCTTCATCAGCGGGAATGGATAAGGTCATCATGAAGAATATCTTTGCACAGGCAGGCCTGCCGCAGGTGAAGTATGTCTGGTTTATCCGCAGCGAATGGGAGAATGAGACGAAGGCAGCCTATGATCAAGTGGAAAAGGAGCTCGGATACCCGTGTTTTGTAAAACCGGCCAACCTGGGTTCAAGTGTAGGAATCAGCAAGTGCATGAACCGTTCAGAGCTTGAGGGAGCATTCAAAGAAGCTTTCCAATTTGACCGTAAAATTATCATTGAAGAAGGCGTTACAGCCAGAGAAATTGAAGCTGGCGTATTGGGCAATGATTATCCTGAATGCTCTGTTGCAGGTGAAATCGTGCCGAAAGTTGAATTCTATGACTATAAAGCGAAGTATGAAGATGGGGACACAGCCTTAATCATTCCTGCTGAAATCTCAGAAATTGAGTACAATGAACTGAGGGACATGGCCATTAAGGCATTTAAAGCGCTTGACTGCTCAGGTCTTGTCAGAGCTGATTTCTTTTTAACGAGAGAGGGTAAGTTATACATTAATGAAGTCAATACAATGCCAGGATTTACACCTTTCAGCATGTTCCCGCTTCTATGGAAGCATACGGGAGTGGAATATCCTCAGCTGATTGAAAAGCTTGTCAATCTCGCCATCGAACGCCATGCTGAGAAACAAAGCATCAAACACACAATGTAATAAGACATAATTGTTGAAGGAAACACGGCATCTTTGTCGTGTTCCTTTTGTTCATACATAACTGGCATTATGAGCTCATAATGCCGAAATAGGAGGCGC includes:
- a CDS encoding histidine phosphatase family protein, producing MLTLYIIRHGETEWNKEKRMQGRLDSDLTEKGRRDAKLLGERVKDIEFKRIISSPSKRTLHTAQLVSGAREIPVETDERLMEIDLGDWQGRVESEIRELYPAVFDAYWNRPESYESAGGESFYDVANRVDSFLEDLQSTSSEGSVLIVTHGVAVKALYMLCRNAAVERIWDPPFIHGTSLTILQIDQDNKEFLLEGCMAHCE
- a CDS encoding 8-oxo-dGTP diphosphatase, with product MNWKEIEHQMYTMCMVADGDQILLIKRPDYKGFPGYLAPGGKVEFPESITDAAKREVLEETGLHVRNIIFKGWDEYVNPQMNVRYMVFNYLADSFEGSLLADPPEGELQWVSRQDAMDLPMQDWFKRKLPLFFEEGTFEIHSVWDEEQNTEGASKTRVFAKI
- a CDS encoding VOC family protein → MELKMGYVILYAESLERTKHFYGELLGLKLMNEFGTYIEYDTGSTILSFNTREGGREVTGLPIPDGLRKEQTFELGFVTEEVEAAVDKLKSAGVPVLLEPVEKPWGQKVAYVEDPDGHYIEICSPIG
- a CDS encoding SulP family inorganic anion transporter, with translation MKVLSKKEQWFGNVKGDILAGIVVALALIPEAIAFSIIAGVDPMVGLYASFCIAVTIAIVGGRPGMISAATGAMALLMVTLVADHGLQYLFAATILTGVLQILFGVLKLARFMKFIPRAVMIGFVNALAILIFMAQLEQFVDATWVMYAMVAGALAIIYIFPRFTKAVPSPLVAIIVITIIAIMTKSDVRTVGDMGAITSALPAFFIPDVPFNLETLKIIFPYSIALAIVGLLESLLTASIVDDMTDTASDKNMESRGQGIANIIAGLFGGMAGCAMIGQSVINVKSGGRGRLSALTAGTFLMFLILVLGNIVVQIPMAALVGVMIMVSIGTFDWSSIKGLAKTPVTDSIVMVVTTVTTVFTHDLSKGVFAGIILSAIFFVAKISKVHVAARVEGDKKIYAVRGQVFFASVDELIAAFDFNEELKEVEIDFTQAHVWDDSGVAAIDKIVLKLRDNGVLVRLSGLNAPSSNLIERLAVHRKPGAKLSGH
- a CDS encoding universal stress protein yields the protein MFKKILIAADGSDHSIRAAAKAIQLAEQNPDSEITVVYAVDGQTSKEDILHHFDKSIVDQVRKKRLEPIENLLKEKGVSYEIKILQGEPGPAIVEFANKMDFDVAVVGSRGLNTLQEMVLGSVSHKIAKRVKAPVLIVK
- a CDS encoding dicarboxylate/amino acid:cation symporter encodes the protein MKFGLLPRIIAAIALGILLGSFSPEWLIQLFATFNGLFGNFLGFAIPLIIIGFIAPGIGSMGKGAGKLLGITTGFAYASTITAGLVAYFSATVLYPILLKNQSFKEFENPEDALLAPFFQVDMPPVMGVMTALLISFTLGLGLAAIKGNTLQNAMNDFRDIIEKLIEKVIIPLLPVHIFGIFANMTQGGQVGAIISVFAKVFVMIIALHLLFLLLQYSAAGSLMKANPLRLMKNMMPAYFTALGTQSSASTIPVTLKQVKKLGAREKVADFSVPLLATIHLSGSTITIVSCAIAVMMLQGQTASFAEILPFILMLGITMIAAPGVPGGAVMAALGLLESMLGFNETMLALMIALYLAQDSFGTACNVTGDGALTLLSDKASGKDKKLQPQSAVKAG
- a CDS encoding D-alanine--D-alanine ligase; its protein translation is MKTKVGLLYGGKSAEHKVSMQTAMAVIKALDLEKFEIHPIYISEEGQWVKGPQLHGPVSSVKELEFSQGEALPPTALAPTLFQGAQDKGPFDVIFPLLHGPNGEDGTVQGLLELLNLPYVGNGVLASSAGMDKVIMKNIFAQAGLPQVKYVWFIRSEWENETKAAYDQVEKELGYPCFVKPANLGSSVGISKCMNRSELEGAFKEAFQFDRKIIIEEGVTAREIEAGVLGNDYPECSVAGEIVPKVEFYDYKAKYEDGDTALIIPAEISEIEYNELRDMAIKAFKALDCSGLVRADFFLTREGKLYINEVNTMPGFTPFSMFPLLWKHTGVEYPQLIEKLVNLAIERHAEKQSIKHTM